Proteins encoded within one genomic window of Etheostoma cragini isolate CJK2018 chromosome 21, CSU_Ecrag_1.0, whole genome shotgun sequence:
- the LOC117937342 gene encoding elongin-B-like codes for MDVFLMIRRHKTTIFTDAKESTTVYELKRIVEGILKRAPEDQRLYKDDQSLEDSKTLGDCGFTNQTARPQAPATIGLAFRINDDMFEQLHVEAFSSPPELPDVMKPQDSGSTANEQAVQ; via the exons ATg GACGTGTTCTTAATGATACGGCGTCACAAGACCACAATCTTCACAGATGCCAAGGAGTCTACCACTGTGTATGAGCTGAAGCGTATTGTTGAAGGGATCCTTAAGAGAGCACCTGAAGACCAGAGGCTGTACAAA GATGACCAGTCGCTAGAGGACAGCAAAACTCTTGGTGACTGTGGATTTACCAACCAGACTGCCAGACCTCAAGCCCCAGCTACAATTGGTCTGGCCTTCCGCATTAATG ATGACATGTTCGAACAGCTGCACGTCGAGGCCTTCTCCAGCCCCCCAGAACTCCCTGATGTGATGAAGCCTCAGGACTCCGGTAGCACTGCCAATGAACAGGCAGTGCAGTGA